In Vanrija pseudolonga chromosome 4, complete sequence, a single window of DNA contains:
- the GLX_1 gene encoding Aldehyde oxidase GLOX: MRSPISTLWALLPLLAHSVAAAGGQKALTFEPAGDAGISAQMMFLGSKTKVYILDKTENNPTQINGKYGSHPAWAVEYDINTQQVRTMDVFSNTFCACGAVMANGTWAVFGGNQPVTTGGVATNQLAAYADMTGGTAIRMLTPSDDGKSEYVQGEVTLDITKDTGGYLQMTGKRWYPTVETLADGTLIVIGGDKNGGYVNTAGQDNPTYEFFPPNGQGAVNLQLLTDTLPINLYPLVWLMPSGQLFIQSGAKTYLYDYNSRQTTNLPDMPYAARVYPASAATAMLPLTPENNYDPTILFCGGSNVTQWGNDGGPGYNVTAMPADASCVRISPNQPNPQYVTDDWMIEGRSMGQFVILPDDTFFHVNGVAMGTAGYGDQKYSIGESFGQDPVYIPTIYNPNAPAGSRWNRTGLTPSPNERMYHSTAVLLPDGSVLISGSNPNADFTNNQWRSRTDVERWYPWYYDNTRPTYTGRPDSLSYGGNYFNLTLDTTDETAVNNTKVVIIRGGFNTHAIAFGQRSLHLKTSYTIDRNTNTTTLHVSQLPGTPGPNIFQPGPALFFVVENGVPSEGDFVMIGSGQIGTQPTAANQELPSSTVIPLPNQETSAGAPSAGSTGSIDSHKNSGAISLTGFAPAVLVTLGLALAPVLLM, from the exons ATGCGCTCGCCAATCTCGACATTGTGGgctctcctccccctcctcgcccactcggtcgccgccgctggtggccAGAAGGCACTCACCTTTGAGCCGGCTGGTGATGCGGGTATCTCGGCCCAGATG ATGTTCCTTGGCTCCAAGACCAAGGTCTACATTCTCGACAAGACTGAGAACAACCCCACTCAGATCAATGGAAAGTACGGCTCGCACCCCGCATGGGCCGTCGAGTACGATATCAACACGCAGCAGG TTCGCACCATGGACGTCTTCTCGAACACGTTCTGCGCCTGTGGCGCTGTGATGGCAAACGGCACTTGGGCCGTGTTTGGTGGCAACCAGCCCGTCACCACGGGTGGTGTTGCTACCAACCAGCTCGCTGCCTACGCCGACATGACTGGTGGCACGGCCATTCGCATGCTTACCCCTAGCGATGATGGCAAGTCCGAGTACGTCCAGGGAGAGGTCACCCTCGACATTACAAAGGACACTGGTGGCTACCTTCAGATGACCGGCAAGCGATGGTACCCAACTGTCGAGACCCTCGCAGACGGAACTCTTATTGTCATTGGCGGTGACAAGAACGGCGGTTATGTCAACACGGCCGGCCAGGACAACCCCACCTACGAGTTCTTCCCTCCCAACGGCCAGGGCGCTGTCAACCTCCAGCTCCTGACCGACACCCTCCCCATCAACCTCTACCCCCTCGTCTGGCTCATGCCTTCTGGCCAGCTCTTCATCCAGTCTGGCGCCAAGACGTACCTCTACGACTACAACTCGAGGCAAACGACCAACCTCCCAGACATGCCTTACGCTGCGCGTGTCTACCCTgcgtccgccgccacggccatgCTTCCTCTCACCCCCGAGAACAACTACGACCCCACCATTCTCTTCTGCGGTGGTTCCAACGTCACCCAGTGGGGCAACGACGGCGGTCCCGGCTACAACGTCACGGCCATGCCtgccgacgcgtcgtgtgTCCGCATCAGCCCCAACCAGCCCAACCCCCAGTACGTGACCGACGACTGGATGATTGAGGGTCGCTCGATGGGCCAGTTTGTCATCCTTCCCGACGACACGTTCTTCCACGTCAACGGTGTTGCCATGGGCACTGCCGGTTACGGTGACCAGAAGTACTCTATCGGCGAGTCGTTTGGCCAGGACCCCGTCTACATCCCCACCATCTACAACCCCAACGCTCCTGCTGGCTCGCGCTGGAACCGCACTGGCCTCACGCCCTCGCCCAACGAGCGCATGTACCACTCGACTGCCGTGCTCCTCCCCGACGGTTCGGTCCTCATCTCGGGCTCCAACCCCAACGCCGACTTCACCAACAACCAGTGGCGTTCGCGTACCGACGTTGAGCGCTGGTACCCATGGTACTACGACAACACCCGCCCCACCTACACTGGCCGCCCCGACTCGCTCAGCTACGGTGGCAACTACTTCAACCTTACTCTGGACACGACCGACGAGACTGCTGTCAACAACACCAAGGTTGTCATCATCCGCGGTGGCTTCAACACGCACGCTATTGCCTTTGGCCAGCGTTCGCTCCACCTCAAGACGTCGTACACCATTGACCGCAACACCAACACGACGACGCTTCACGTCTCGCAGCTTCCTGGCACTCCTGGCCCCAACATCTTCCAGCCCGGCCCCGCTCTCTTCTTCGTTGTCGAGAACGGCGTTCCTTCGGAGGGTGACTTCGTCATGATTGGCTCGGGACAGATTGGTACCCAGCCTACTGCTGCCAACCAGGAgctgccctcgtcgaccgtcaTTCCCCTGCCAAACCAGGAGACGTCGGCTGGCGCTCCCTCGGCCGGTTCGACTGGCTCGATTGACTCGCACAAGAACTCGGGCGCCATCTCCCTCACTGGCTTTGCCCCTGCTGTGCTCGTCACGCTTGGTCTGGCCCTGGCTCCCGTGCTCCTGATGTAA
- the YUC1 gene encoding putative indole-3-pyruvate monooxygenase YUCCA1: MTVATASSSAAPAFKANPKGTTAVSYEPATLEQALLVEPPLTFEPVQEDIHPKYLYGAETPNPDNTKGDLSPIAQAYIAQWNKTLEAINADASQANLDQLDALIVDHAQLKDHMAITWDFHQFTGLADIKKAIAAQAAKFKIRNFKIDTTSDHRYKDSISVQTLHAAKADAAAVEWVQVVADFENEYGWGKALFRLVSVKDPKAPGGLKAYTVYTGLDNIKGNEEKLGRTRELGASHGENLERKIWADRRKQDFIWGGDKQPVVLIVGGGQGGLNTAARLKVMGIPSLIIEKNDRIGDNWRNRYATLTLHDPVWYDHLSYIPFPDTWPIFTPKDKLGDWFESYANQMELAFWTKKTVTGADYNDATKTWTVTIKDNVTGEVTTLNPKHVVMSTGHSGEPNWPTFKDQEKFKGKLHHSSVHGTGLSYKGENALVVGACNSAHDIAQDFYEQGAKPTILQRSTTCVIASDVGLRITTAGLYEEGGPKTATADLIFQSIPIHLLNFVMQQQFRETCKQEKKLHDSLKAVGFKMDAGYGGTGLFGKYFRRGGGYYIDVGASGLIADRKIGWKQGVEIDRFTENGVVFTDGSTLDNLAVVVLATGYSNMRDTARRIFGDKVADRLNPVWGLDQDGDLATMWRDSGHPGFWYMGGNLALSRFYSKLLALRIIAHERGFIN, from the coding sequence ATGACCGTCGCTACCGCCTCCTCAtctgccgcgccggccttcAAGGCCAACCCGAAGGGTACGACCGCGGTGTCCTACGAGCCCGCAacgctcgagcaggcgctgcTAGTCGAGCCGCCCCTCACCTTTGAGCCGGTGCAGGAGGACATCCACCCCAAGTACCTGTACGGCGCGGAGACGCCCAACCCCGACAACACCAAGGGCGACCTCTCGCCCATCGCGCAGGCGTACATTGCGCAGTGGAacaagacgctcgaggccatcaacgccgacgcgtcgcaggccaacctcgaccagctcgacgcgctgatTGTCGACCACGCCCAGCTCAAGGACCACATGGCCATCACCTGGGACTTCCACCAGTTCAccggcctcgccgacatcAAGAAGGCGATCGCTGCCCAGGCCGCCAAGTTCAAGATCCGTAACTTCAAGATCGACACCACAAGCGACCACCGCTACAAGGACTCGATCTCGGTGCAGACGCTGCACGCTGCCAAGgcggacgccgcggccgtcgagtgGGTCCAGGTCGTTGCCGACTTTGAGAACGAGTACGGCTGGGGTAAGGCCCTCTTCCGTCTTGTTTCTGTCAAGGACCCCAAGGCCCCCGGCGGCCTCAAGGCCTACACCGTCTACACGGGCCTCGACAACATCAAGGGCAACGAGGAGAAGCTCGGCCGCACgcgtgagctcggcgccagccacGGCGAGAACCTCGAGCGCAAGATCTGGGCCGACCGCCGCAAGCAGGACTTTATCTGGGGCGGCGACAAGCAGCCCGTTGTGCTGATTGTCGGTGGTGGCCAGGGTGGCCTGAACACTGCCGCCCGCCTCAAGGTCATGGGCATCCCCTCGCTCATCATCGAGAAGAACGACCGTATCGGCGACAACTGGCGCAACCGCTACGCTACACTCACCCTCCACGACCCCGTCTGGTACGACCACCTGTCGTACATCCCCTTCCCTGACACATGGCCCATCTTCACGcccaaggacaagctcggcgactGGTTCGAGTCGTACGCCAACCAGATGGAGCTCGCCTTCTGGACCAAGAAGACGGTCACGGGTGCCGACTACAACGACGCCACCAAGACCTGGACCGTCACCATCAAGGACAATGTCACGGGCGAGGTCACGACCCTCAACCCCAAGCACGTCGTCATGTCCACCGGCCACTCGGGCGAGCCCAACTGGCCTACGTTCAAGGACCAGGAGAAGTTCAAGGGCAAGCTCCACCACTCGTCGGTCCACGGCACGGGTCTGAGCTACAAGGGCGAGAACGCACTCGTTGTCGGCGCATGCAACTCGGCCCACGACATTGCGCAGGACTTTTACGAGCAGGGTGCCAAGCCAACCATCCTCCAGCGCTCGACCACCTGTGTCATCGCGTCCGACGTCGGCCTCAGGatcaccaccgccggcctgtacgaggagggcggccCCAAGACGGCCACTGCCGACCTCATCTTCCAGTCGATCCCGATCCACCTGCTCAACTTTGtcatgcagcagcagttcCGTGAGACGTGCAAGCAGGAGAAGAAGCTGCACGACtcgctcaaggccgtcggCTTCAAGATGGACGCGGGCTACGGCGGAACCGGCCTGTTCGGCAAGTACttccgccgcggcggtggctaCTACATTGATGTCGGTGCCTCGGGCCTCATTGCCGACAGGAAGATTGGCTGGAAGCAGGGTGTCGAGATTGACCGCTTCACCGAGAACGGCGTCGTGTTCACCGACGGCTCGACGCTCGACAACCTGGCCGTTGTGGTGCTCGCCACGGGCTACTCGAACATGCGCGACACGGCCCGCCGCATCTTtggcgacaaggtcgccgaccGCCTCAACCCCGTCTGGGGCCTCGACCAggacggcgacctcgccaccaTGTGGCGCGACTCGGGTCACCCCGGCTTCTGGTACATGGGCGGCAACCTTGCCCTCTCGCGCTTCTACTCCAAGCTGCTTGCGCTCAGGATCATTGCCCACGAGCGCGGCTTCATCAACTAG
- the HEN1 gene encoding Small RNA 2'-O-methyltransferase, translated as MAAATAVLDNGGVQLADKAAAAAHHPAHGHPASPPTLSPSALPTNAPAPEVSMVEASDFTGVTFTPELWIQRRTWALDALRTEGARSILDFGCGPGSLLQTAVIPPSTVPEKPIIGSNGEIPDGISLYTQRLAAVDVSAEVMTTAMSQLEPPGPNASGLLAPPRWAPMSTELWLGSIEHYNSRLEGYESIVALEVIEHLEPNLLSRFGVVTLGTYRPRLLLLTTPNFDFNAKFPSSHSHHDEENCDRRGFVDPTGRTDRVFRHSDHKCEMTGDEFRHWALSAADDWGYDVEIGGVGISSKPSYYPAKDGEEPQPIYATHTAIFRRTTGIPMRSPRSVRTVELPFMIGVNEAAHPHRLVGKWYHPVTGVCQPGAPQPPASVREAVGKVFDAVGIQQLSLDELWAYPEVSGGSAGSKRHLVSALGGWGNCPPIPGSNTQFTVVVDHNGLAIKRN; from the exons ATGGCTGCAGCGACCGCAGTACTCGACAATGGAGGCGTCCAGCTCGCAGACAaggcagccgccgctgcccatCACCCGGCTCACGGCCACCCCGCATCGCCACCAACGCTCTCGCCTTCGGCTCTGCCGACTaacgcccccgccccagaGGTGTCCATGGTCGAGGCTAGTGACTTTACCGGTGTCACCTTTACTCCCGA GCTCTGGATTCAACGACGAACCTGGGCCCTTGACGCCCTCCGCACCGAGGGTGCTCGCTCCATCCTCGATTTTGGCTGCGGACCAGGATCTCTGCTGCAGACGGCCGTCATTCCTCCCTCTACGGTTCCTGAAAAGCCCATCATCGGTAGCAACGGCGAAATCCCAGACGGCATTTCGCTTTACACGCAG cgcctcgccgcAGTCGATGTCAGTGCAGAGGTCATGACCACGGCCATGTCACAACTCGAGCCCCCGGGCCCCAACGCCTCCGGCCTCCTCGCACCCCCACGATGGGCACCAATGAGCACCGAGCTCTGGCTCGGAAGCATCGAGCACTACAACAGCCGCCTCGAAGGCTACGAGTCGATTGTGGCGCTCGAGGTTATTGAGCACCTGGAGCCAAACCTCCTGTCTcgcttcggcgtcgtcacGCTGGGCACCTACCGCcctcgtctcctcctcctcaccactCCT AATTTCGACTTCAACGCAAAGTTCCCCAGcagccacagccaccacGACGAGGAAAACTGTGACAGGCGCGGCTTTGTCGACCCGACCGGCCGTACTGACCGAGTCTTCCGTCACTCGGACCACAAGTGTGAGATGACTGGAGACGAGTTCCGTCACTGGGCTCTGagtgccgccgacgactggGGCTACGATGTGGAGATTGGCGGAGTCGGCATCTCGTCCAAGCCATCATACTACCctgccaaggacggcgaggagcctCAGCCAATCTACGCGACCCACACGGCCATCTTCCGTCGCACCACTGGTATCCCGATGAGATCCCCGCGTTCGGTCCGCACCGTTGAGCTGCCCTTCATGATTGGCGTCAACGaggccgcccacccccacagACTGGTCGGCAAGTGGTACCACCCCGTCACAGGAGTCTGCCAGCCTGGCGCACCACAGCCACCAGCATCCGTccgcgaggccgtcggcaaggtgtttgacgccgtcggcatccAGCAGCTGAGCCTGGACGAGCTTTGGGCCTACCCTGAGGTATCAGGTGGAAGCGCCGGCTCGAAGCGTCATCTGGTTTCCGCCCTCGGCGGATGGGGAAACTGCCCTCCGATCCCAGGATCAAACACTCAGTTTACTGTCGTTGTCGACCACAACGGCCTGGCCATCAAGCGCAACTag
- the DUG2 gene encoding putative di- and tripeptidase DUG2: MVNLGPYALPPANGADANGHVPTDSLTRQRIGTTPTLSHLLNVGHGRVLSLAADDDHVYAGCQSRDNEITVFSRTNFQPLFRLIGHAGSVLALLIVKEKGWLVSTSSAGDVRIWCTSTFEPLYIIHPCDDTSGDIYSLAWDDREGGTLYFGAQNTTIEWINFANPPRVVGVASSSTAGGAAVVASAAVLATVDSPASSILQLEKDSPSVAASTPGQRTGRYKPHSFFDKPPADVKSGTSTPHTPGCHPVGTPGRNGVSAAAVAGRLNGAVSPTVIEYEIDGDTTLFYAHYGYVYALTVIPRPDGSKWLASGSGDSDVKIWECAPGGGLHLVREFSGLSGAVLSLAFRDSLLFAGLQGGEIDVWDLETGARIRRIEAHEADVMTMTVLQCDLYAGAADGRVLRIDDKFDCTAVFKAHSDMVLASTIVPGQRKGWEYITAGNDSGVKIWNISDPVKPSHDTDIDVDIEGGADVMLYALSKLVAVPTVSDDEHRESCRLGAHLLKKILGQLGAQSDILPGDPGRNPLVLATFAGRETGKPRKRVLFYGHYDVQPASEKDWEANPWEMIGKNGYLYGRGVTDNKGPIMAIACAAATLRQRRELDVDVVMLIEGEEEAGSRGFVPAVRRHKDLIGHVDVVLLSNSTWINEEDPCVVYGMRGVVYTNISVSSAGDDAHNGVEGGAVAEPMFDLVRVLGSIADAEGIKLPKFYDSVRRKTKEELQLLDEVAKASNRQVDDLMRVWRQPSFSIANITASGGANKTVIPSRVSADVTMRIVPDQELDVIIEGLRSFCHDTFAALNSPNQLEVSVTHAASWWLASLDSPYFKELEAAVHDVWGVHPLKIREGGTVPTMSWLEREFGAPCVHLPLGQSSDAGHLANERMRLLNLRNGKKVFETYLTRLATI; this comes from the exons ATGGTCAACCTTGGCCCCTACGCACTCCCGCcggccaacggcgccgacgccaatgGGCACGTCCCAACAGACTCCCTGACAAGACAGCGGATTGGCACCACCCCGACCCTCTCTCACCTCTTGAACGTCGGCCACGGCCGTGTTCTGAGTCTTGCGGCCGATGACGACCACGTCTACGCCGGCTGCCAGAGCCGCGACAATGAGATCACCGTCTTCTCCAGAACAAACTTTCAGCCGCTGTTCCGCCTCATCGGGCACGCTGGAAGTGTTCTGGCGCTCCTGATAGTCAAGGAGAAGGGATGGCTCGTGTCCACTAGCAGCGCTGGTGACGTTCGG ATCTGGTGCACCTCGACCTTTGAGCCGCTGTACATTATCCACCCGTGCGACGATACGTCGGGCGACATCTACTCGCTGGCATGGGACGACCGGGAAGGTGGTACACTCTATTTCGGTGCCCAGAACACAACAATAGAGTGGATCAACTTTGCAAACCCGCCTCgtgttgtcggcgtcgcgtcgtcttctacggccggcggcgcagctgTCGTGGCGTCGGCTGCGGTTCTCGCTACTGTCGACTCACCTGCCTCTTCGATCTTGCAACTCGAGAAGGACTCGCCATCTGTGGCGGCCAGCACGCCAGGCCAACGGACGGGGCGTTACAAGCCACACTCGTTCTTCGACAAGCCACCTGCCGACGTCAAGAGtggcacgtcgacgccgcatACCCCTGGCTGCCATCCTGTCGGTACGCCGGGCAGAAACGGCGTGTCCGCGGCCGCTGTTGCTGGACGACTCAACGGTGCGGTCTCGCCCACCGTTATCGAGTATGAAATCGACGGCGACACGACCCTGTTCTATGCCCATTACGGCTACGTGTACGCCCTCACCGTCATCCCACGGCCTGATGGCTCAAAATGGCTAGCGAGCGGaagcggcgacagcgacgtcAAGATTTGGGAGTGTGCCCCAGGAGGCGGACTTCATCTGGTGCGCGAGTTTAGCGGACTATCTGGCGCTGTACTGTCCCTGGCCTTCCGCGACTCACTTCTTTTCGCCGGATTGCAAGGAGGCGAGATCGACGTGTGGGACCTCGAGACCGGCGCGCGAATCCGGAGAATTGAGGCACACGAGGCGGACGTCATGACCATGACCGTCCTCCAGTGTGACCTCTATGCTGGCGCTGCGGACGGTCGTGTGCTCCGCATAGACGACAAGTTTGACTGCACCGCAGTGTTCAAGGCTCACTCGGACATGGTCCTCGCGTCGACGATCGTCCCCGGCCAGCGAAAGGGCTGGGAGTACATCACTGCGGGCAACGACTCTGGCGTCAAGATCTGGAACATTTCGGACCCCGTCAAGCCCAGCCACGACACGGACATCGATGTCGACATTGAGGGTGGCGCCGACGTCATGCTGTACGCGCTGTCCAAGCTCGTTGCTGTGCCGACGGTCAGTGATGACGAGCACCGCGAGTCGTGCCGCCTTGGAGCCCACCTTCTCAAGAAGATTCtgggccagctcggcgcccagTCGGATATCCTGCCCGGCGACCCTGGTCGGAACCCGCTTGTGCTGGCAACGTTTGCAGGCCGAGAGACTGGCAAACCTCGAAAGCGTGTTCTGTTCTACGGACACTACGACGTCCAGCCAGCAAGCGAAAAGGACTGGGAAGCAAACCCGTGGGAGATGATTGGCAAGAATGGGTACCTCTACGGTCGTGGCGTCACCGATAACAAGGGTCCGATCATGGCTATCGcgtgcgccgctgccacaTTGCGTCAGCGTCGTGAACTCGATGTGGATGTCGTCATGCTCatcgagggtgaggaggaggctggaAGCAGGGGCTTTGTGCCCGCTGTCCGACGTCACAAG GACCTCATCGgccacgtcgacgtcgtgctgctcTCCAACTCGACATGGATCAACGAGGAGGACCCCTGTGTCGTGTATGGCATGAGAGGTGTGGTGTACACCAACATTTCCGTGTCTAGCGCCGGCGATGACGCCCACAAcggtgtcgagggcggcgctgTCGCTGAGCCAATGTTTGACCTCGTCCGCGTACTGGGCAGCATTGCCGACGCGGAAGGCATCAAGCTGCCAAAGTTTTACGACTCGGTGCGGCGcaagaccaaggaggagctgcagctgctcgacgaagTGGCCAAGGCGTCCAACCGGCAGGTTGACGACCTCATGCGTGTCTGGCGCCAGCCGTCCTTCTCCATCGCCAACATCACCGCGTCGGGCGGTGCAAACAAGACGGTCATCCCGTCGCGCGTGTCGGCCGACGTGACGATGCGTATCGTGCCCGACCAGGAGCTGGACGTGATCATCGAGGGCCTCAGGAGCTTCTGCCACGACACGTTTGCGGCACTCAACTCGCCCAACCAGCTCGAGGTGAGCGTCACGCACGCCGCAAGCTGGTGGCTCGCGTCCCTCGACTCGCCATActtcaaggagctcgaggctgcTGTGCACGACGTATGGGGGGTACACCCCCTCAAGatccgcgagggcggcacAGTGCCCACCATGTCgtggctcgagcgcgagttTGGCGCCCCGTGCGTCCACCTCCCTCTCGGACAGAGCTCGGACGCCGGCCATCTCGCCAACGAGCGCATGCGGCTCCTCAACCTCCGGAACGGCAAGAAGGTGTTTGAGACGTACCTCACCAGGCTGGCTACAATCtag
- the SGT1B gene encoding Protein SGT1 B, which produces MTRPQDIPLPRYDFYQSPVDLTVSLYIKGYGASPAREQVKVHYFTNRVEVVLPPLNGEDAGKRFELGPLVGSIVPGECSERVLGTKIELKLTKDEPGGWTDVVGTGSVAPASISAPPAPSAPAPKPARKNWDKFVDDDDDDKEGGDKDPNAGGDAALQKLFAGIYANADPDTRKAMIKSYTESGGTSLSTDWSQVGTGAVPVRPPDGMEARKY; this is translated from the exons ATGACAAGGCCCCAAGACATCCCCTTGCCTCG GTACGACTTCTACCAGTCCCCCGTCGACCTCACAGTCAGCCTGTACATCAAGGGCTACGGCGCGTCGCCAGCACGCGAGCAGGTCAAGGTACACTACTTCACCAaccgcgtcgaggtggtcCTCCCACCTCtcaacggcgaggacgcgggcAAGCGgttcgagctcggcccgctcgtcggctcGATCGTGCCCGGCGAGTGCTcggagcgcgtgctcggcacCAAG atcgagctcaagctcacAAAGGACGAGCCAGGAGGCTGGACCGACGTCGTTGGCACCGGGTCAGTAGCGCCGGCCAGCATCTCGGCACCGCCTGCCCCATCGGCGCCTGCACCAAAGCCTGCGCGGAAGAACTGGGACAAgtttgtcgacgacgatgacgatgacaAGGAAGGAGGGGACAAGGACCCGAACGCCGGAGGCGACGCGGCTCTCCAGAAGCTCTTTGCAGGCATCtacgccaacgccgaccccgacacgCGCAAGGCAATGATCAAGAGCTATACCGAGAGCGGAGGCACGAGCCTGTCGACCGACTGGTCGCAGGTGGGGACTG GCGCGGTCCCCGTGCGTCCCCCTGATGGCATGGAGGCGCGCAAGTACTAG